In Balneolaceae bacterium, the genomic stretch CCATCCCGGCGACCTCCCCGTCGAAACCGAATCCCAGGGTGTTGATGAAATGGCGGCCGTTGCAGCTGCCCAGGTCCACCGAATGTATCCGCCCCTCACGCAGCAGCGCCAGGGACTTCTCCACGTCAAGGGGCACGCCCAGGCTCTTGGCCGTATCGTTTCCGTTGCCGACGGGAACCACGCCCAGCGCGCACGCCGTGCCGGCAAGTGCGCCTGCCACTTCGTGGACGGTCCCGTCACCCCCGCAGGCGGCCACCACGTCAAACGATTCAGCGAGCGACGCCGCAAGTCCGCGTATATCTCCGCTCCTGCGCGACGTCCGGTATGCTGTTTCCGGCCAGCCGGCTGTTTGCCGCTTCAGCCGTTCGAAGGGTCCCGCGGAACGGCCGCTATTGCTGGCGGGATTGTAGACGAATGCAACACGCCTCATAGGCAAAATAGTATATATCAATCACGCTAAACCATTGGTGTACATATATTTAGTCCTTGGTATCAAAAGCTATTTTGAAAGTACCGTCATCCTCCGGCCTCAGCTTGATCTTGTCTATGACCGCCCCGGTGTTGAGGGGACCATAGACGTGGGGAAACAACTCATCGCCTCCCTCCTCCCCCTCCTCGTATCTTACTTCGGGCTCCAGCGAGGCCACGTCGATAACCAGCAGCAGCATCTTGCGCTCACCGGGGTAGAGACGGTTGGCAACCTCCTCCAGCTGCCGTCCTGCCGAGCAGTGGACAAAGCCCGCCTCCTGCAGCGACGGCGGACGGTAGGTGCCTCTCTCCTGCCGTTCTTTCCATTCCTTTTCGCTGACCAGGTGAAAAATGATATCCTGTCGTTCCATTAATTTCTGTAATTATTGTATTTATAACATTATTCGTTGTAGGCAAGGTGCATCAGCGCGTCCCCCTTGTGCACCACGGGCGCGTGGTTCAGCCCGATCACCCTGCCCGAGCGGGGCGCGCTCACCTTGTACTGCTCCGTGCCGTAGGGATCGTTAATGTGTCCCACCACCTGGCGGTGCCGTACGGTATCGCCGGCCGCCACGCGCGAACGAAAGAGCCCGGCGTACCGGGCCCTCACCCAGGTGCTCTTGCGGTAGATCTGCGTCTCGCCCGCTTCGGGGGCGGACTCGCGCATCTCAAGGTGTTTCATCACTCGCAGCGTGCCCTCGATGCCCAGCCGGATACCCTCCTCGTCCAGGCGGTGGGACTCGCCAGTCTCGTAGACCAGGATATGCTTGCCCTTTTTGTGGGCCGCCTTCCGAAAGGATTTGTCTATGAGCGAGCTGTGCAGGATGACCGGAGGGGCAAAGGCGCGGGCCAACTCGGCGTTTTCGGGGACGTCGAGGACGCTTCGAACCTGCGGGAAGTTGGCCCTTGAGGCGCCGCCCGTGTGAAAATCAATGCCGTAGTCTGCGCGGGGCAGAATCTGGTTCATCAGGGTATGGGCCAGCAGGCGGGCCAGCGACCCCCCTTTCGCCCCGGGAAAGCTGCGGTTGATGTCCTTGCCGTCCGGTAAGCCACGCACATTCTGTATAAACCCGTAGAGGTTGACCAGGGGGATGGCAATCACGGCGCCGCGCCGGAGGTGCAGCTGCCCGCGGCTGATCATGCGGCGAATTATTTCGATGCCGTTGATCTCATCGCCGTGCAGTCCCCCGGTCAGCAGCAGTACGGGCCCCTCCTGCTCCCCGCGATACACGTGCACGGGGAGATCAATGGGGGTGTGGGTGGGCAGCCGGGCGACGGTGAGATGCAGTTCCCGGTGCTCGCCCAGAGCTATGGCCTCTTTGTTGATGACCATGGCGTCAGGCTTCGCTCTTTATCCTTTTGCGGCGGGAGCTTTTCTCGCTGTAGTCTTTGGCTCCCTTTTCCACGAAATGAATGATCTGTTCTGCAATGTCCTTCCCGGTAGCCCGCTCAATGCCCTCCAGGCCGGGCGAGGAGTTCACCTCCAGCACCAGGGGGCCCCGTTCTGACTGCAGCATATCCACCCCCGCCACCGAGAGTCCCATGACCCGGGCGGCAATGAGCGCGGCCCTGCGCTCCTCCTTGCTGAGACGGATCAGCTCCACACTTCCCCCGCGGTGCACGTTCGAGCGGAACTCCCCCTCTTTGCCGGTGCGCTTCATGGCACCCACCACCTTGCCGTCCACCACGAAGGCGCGTATGTCCTCTCCCTTGGCCTCGGCAATGTACTCCTGCACGATGACGCGTGCCTTCATGCTGTGAAAGGCCTGGATGATCGACTCGGCCG encodes the following:
- a CDS encoding diacylglycerol kinase family protein; the protein is MRRVAFVYNPASNSGRSAGPFERLKRQTAGWPETAYRTSRRSGDIRGLAASLAESFDVVAACGGDGTVHEVAGALAGTACALGVVPVGNGNDTAKSLGVPLDVEKSLALLREGRIHSVDLGSCNGRHFINTLGFGFDGEVAGMVREGGGSGRLAYVAAALRTCLMHRRMACGIDGEPVPRALLPLLLPLFIAGRQGWLPVVHSRPVRECRLRFDAPVSAHMDGEAFGEGERDFLVRIHPGGLRAVCGPDAALARSGRERASDL
- a CDS encoding DUF952 domain-containing protein, which translates into the protein MERQDIIFHLVSEKEWKERQERGTYRPPSLQEAGFVHCSAGRQLEEVANRLYPGERKMLLLVIDVASLEPEVRYEEGEEGGDELFPHVYGPLNTGAVIDKIKLRPEDDGTFKIAFDTKD
- a CDS encoding succinylglutamate desuccinylase/aspartoacylase family protein — its product is MVINKEAIALGEHRELHLTVARLPTHTPIDLPVHVYRGEQEGPVLLLTGGLHGDEINGIEIIRRMISRGQLHLRRGAVIAIPLVNLYGFIQNVRGLPDGKDINRSFPGAKGGSLARLLAHTLMNQILPRADYGIDFHTGGASRANFPQVRSVLDVPENAELARAFAPPVILHSSLIDKSFRKAAHKKGKHILVYETGESHRLDEEGIRLGIEGTLRVMKHLEMRESAPEAGETQIYRKSTWVRARYAGLFRSRVAAGDTVRHRQVVGHINDPYGTEQYKVSAPRSGRVIGLNHAPVVHKGDALMHLAYNE